Part of the Juglans regia cultivar Chandler chromosome 14, Walnut 2.0, whole genome shotgun sequence genome, tattccattggtcgattgtaatagactttacTGCATGAACATACATGATTTCCTAGTATCTTTAGACACTCAtgcataggtgttgctcttgtatatgtcttgtgtacttggtttcacctttttttaataaaattcgtATTTACtaatcaaacatatatatatatgacatgaaACATACATATAGTTTAGTctaaattttattacttataaaaaaaaaatacatatagttTAGTCCTCAATATTTATCACCTTTTAAGTACTTGGCATCTTTGCCAAACAACTCCTGGGACACCTCCAGCTGATCAAATGTTTCAACGCTGGtaacaattaaaaagaaaactaaatatCCATTAAATTTGTTCCACGAAAATTGTTGACCTCAAGCACCTTTATtggaaaatattgtaaaaagtgAAGGGGGAAAACCAACAAACTCACTCCATCAGCACTACAATGCCACTACGATCTGTGCACATATACATGTAAGTTTTCTGTTGAACATAAACCCCTGCAATTAGACATAAAATTCTAGGACTGATTAgttatcaaagaaaaattaaagtcaAATTATCTTCAAAGACTGATAATGAACATAATTCAATTGGATGGTTAACCCTTATAGCAGGCTAAATTTAAAAAGTCCGCCACAAAGCATCAAGATGTttcagttaaaaaatattacacgATGGTTATCAGAtctaaaatcaaaagaaaatgataattgagATTAGTACAAGAGTCAGCCCACATGTTCTTCATAACAACCAAATGAAAGCCCAAGCGACATCTAGGTccatactccaaaaagactagtcaagtTTACAATTGATGCTCCTAGAGATTCATTATAAATGGCAAAAAactctcattctcaagcaatgttgaatctcattcaccaccttcctattcacaaacacacacacaatcaTAGGTATTACAATCTCTCCCCTTTAAATCCCAACGTCCCTTGTCGGGCTAAGTCCATCATAGGTGCCatagctcaagtcccacatttttaGTTGGGATTCGCTCTTATACAACTTGAAATAACCCAAGGAAAGCCCAAGCCACATAtcggcctatactccaaaaagactagtcaaagttacaattggagccctttgatattaattataaagGACAAGAATTTATCATTTCCAAACAAAGTGGGATCCCATTCACCACCTTCCTATACACAAATACACACAATCCAAGGTTTTACATTCTTGCTTAGGATTTTCCATCTTTAGCATTATTCATTTCAAGACTAGGGTgaattcattttatcattatttattaatgcAAATAGAAAGGAGACTCGGCAAAAACATTTGACAACCAAAACAAGgatagaaaaaacaaagacaaaaataaaataaaagagaaaaaaaattctctagaAGCCGCTACATTTGCAATAGGCTCGAGATAGACTATAGAGGAAGATTTCAGGAAAAGTCTCCTTAAGGCCCATTGGGCTAGTTCATGAGCATTGGTGGATCTATGAGACAGGACTCATCTTTGAATCCTTTACGAGTTAAAAACAGCTCAAAGTCCATGCAAAACAATCATTGAGCTAGTATTCAACTATCCACTCTCTCTTCAAGTGttaacattaattaattgactTAAAGACCCTAAAATCAGGTAAGCAAATTAGATTATCTAACACAAGTAAGGAATCTATATCACCTTCAAGCATCAACCATTAATACTCCAAGATTCAACCGTCTATATCAGCctgagttctctctctctctctctctctctctctccaagatTTTAGGTTCTATTTAAGAGCTAATAGCAAATGGTAATAACTATAAAATAACAGTAAAGGAACAGAAAGTCCCAGTTAAAATGGCCAACTCCCATATTCCCAGGACAAGTTATTGTGGGATACTTCAGTCGCTTTGCTCTGTGCACAAGCAGGATGAAACCCACAATACTATAAAGTTATCATGCTTCAGATCCCTTATTAGATAGACTAAATTAGAAATCATAAtcattttcacaaaacaaaGGGTTATTCAATAAGCACAGGATCTAACACCATCTTAAACCTTCATATCCAACAATGATAGTTGATCATTTTGAGTTAACAATTCACGGCAcaaaactaaaaagttaaagGATCCATACTTTCAACACTCTCATAAGTAGCCAGTCGTTGGGATactttgtttccactttcaatgtcacggagctcaacctatgtaaaaaatccaacaatgtAATATTCTAGTAAGGACAAAAGCAAAGGCAATTATACATATGAATAAGCAATTACGACCTTTATTGTAGCTTTGCCTCTTCCTTCATGGGAATGATCTGTCTTAAGGACCTGAACCAAGTGATATATGACCGCATAAGAAGCTGGTGATTAGATGATCCCATTActaaatgaatattatttaacaACCAAATAAAAGCATCATTGCGTTAAGGGCAATTCAATCACCTGGTACATGCGTCCTGAAGTCCAGAATTACCACGAAGATTACAACATGAGAAAGTTGTTTCAATAGTACAACATGCAATACAATTTCAGGGAAACAGTAATAATCCAAGCTCACAACAATTCTTGTAATAGCAATTAACAAATCAAAAGCAaccttttttttctatcacattGCCAACTTTGACCTGCAACCATTAATTAGGAAAAATCACATTGCCGCAACAATTACAAGAATTGATtacctaaaaaaataaagtaaatcgTTAAGTAAAAAGGTATAAGTAGTTACATCGGAGCCGGAGATTTTGATCCCGCGGTGTTGACTGGCGGACCAAGGAGTGCGAAGGAGGATATTAGTGGTGGAGGGGGGGGACAGCCACGTGTAGGTGCGGCGATTGTTATCGGCGTGACAGGAGGCTGACGATAACGGAGACGATGGGAGAGTGGCAAGGGTTCGGCATGAGACGGAGGAAGTGGAAGTGGCAAGGAAGAGAGCACGAGAGAGAATGATCTTGGTTTTCTTGCTTAGCTGCAGAGGTAGCATTGTTTGTGCACGGAGGTAACTCCCCCTGCTCCCTGTTCCGTCTTGAGCGCGATTTTTCTAGTCTCCTAGTACTGTTGGTTGATTTGGGAGACGGAGAGAACTGTGATGGACCGATGGTGTTGTTTGGCTTTctattgacattttttttatttagtattttttaattaatgattttgtgatttttttcaaatatttaaaaaaataaaaataataatgttaataataaaaattaaaaaaaaaaagcatgtaaCTTTATCGAGAGAATTTATCGGGCTATATTATGGTGTTGAACGGCTCCGTAGTATGTCGCTACCATCATCTCaagatattaattttgttttaatgatagtgatttaatattatcaaACAATTATTCAATCTAAAAGTAGAGATTTggatgattttatttcaaataaaacttttgtATTGGACAACATATAAAGAACCAATACATACAAGTCTTCAAAACTTGTTTTCTAAGAGGACAAAAATTAACAAATCACTCAATTTTAACAACTAAAAAgtacaataaaaacaatataaaacaaTGAATTAGATgcttttgagatgagatgaaataattttaaaaaaatatataagtccCATGATTGTTGAGATTTCTGTGAATAATGTTGAGATAGTTTAAGTTGAGATTTTTGAGttcgttttaaaaaagtatgTAGGTcccatgataatatatatttggatataaagatgagatgagatggttttaacttttttgataAGATAAATGTGATAGATCCAACCCATGATTGAAAAGTTTATGTaacaattgattttattattttaatgtataagttaatttcaaaaattcagaaagatatattaaaaattacatcattaattcaaaaatgtgtaatttcgaaaattcagaaaaatatattaaaaattacatcattaattcaaaaatgtgttttatttacataataatgtataaattaatttcaaaaatcatGGAACATAATTTGGAAATGACATGATTAATTAGGAAATCTATTTTGTGCATGAAGGAGGTGGAAAATATGGCCGCCATTGTCCTTCATGGAGATGGACCAAGGCAAATCGCCCGAAGGAAACAATTACGAACAGAACAACAATTGTTGTCAAAACTTCTCTGACAGAGGAGTCTAGTTGTGTTACAGGCAGGGGAGGGAAAGAAGGACGGCGAGTGTAAGGTTGGGAGGAACTACGGCCAAACGTAGGGGACAAAAGAAAGACATTGTTCTCTCTATGAATGGTCTTATATGTGAACAgtatcaaaaattttaaaaacaatctAAGATGagatttgtgcaagggatttcCGACATTTTACTATTTGTCAAACTTGAGTACTTTTTCCGTTAGTCACTttgtttcactttaatttgcatttaaaattaatctttattttcccattaataatttaatctctttctttagtttctttattctttttgaaattcttttaatttatctctttgtggaatcgacaccccaaagctgtgctacaactactgcattattttttgggcgtaatcaaattttggcgtTGTTGCCAATGAGACAGTAGAAGAATTGCTAGATAGGTTTTTACTTCAGTAGTTTGTAAAGGCGTTAACTTCGTTCCCTCTTTTAGCTtgttgcattattattattattattattattattattattaattaagaagagATAATGgtttagaatttaaaatgacAGATTTTTTCTCCTCAAGAGTAATCATTTATCAATTCTCATTTGTAGAGAcatgatgagtgtacgaaagtgcactctaaataccctattactGGACTAAAAcactaaaatgttaatagaaattattgaaattaatgtgtattcttaaattgagtttctatttactttgagaTACTCCTAagtagatttttatgtttaatttcagagtctataaaagagcaagtccaaacccattcaaattcaaagaactttctagtgggcaagacgttggaacaacctaagaactttcaacgagtgtaggactcttcaaataaagataatgatgaggtttgagagtaattcggatcagagtccaaaatgcgctaGGAGATAGAATGTACacactttattattttaatcataactttttgCTCAGACatcggattgatgcgattcttgatgtgttggaaagctatcttcaAGGGATaaaaagttgtctctaataagaatCTCCAAATTCGAACTTTTGAAGTGCATACATGGTtaccaagttgagtcctaaaatttaggcaattttgtgtgggggaatatgaagacattagggtttctatCCTACCGTATTTAAGCacatcattagcacgaaattggagtATGGCAGAAGAGGGGAGACGGCTCAGtttgaaggaggaagatctaaaattaattttcatggccaccgtttgctttatttttctcttgagatttttgttgtctattatatttatgagtaactaaattctcaagtaggctagaaatgaacttgcacattatatggtatttttaatttattcttaatttatatatttgattttcaattactaaaactcttttgttttattattctcaattcatcgttaatgttttattctccaaataatcatagaatttattatgtttatggattcagtcatgctttttctattgaatggattgactctttgattatgtttggatcaattacttttctatattgatttaattctttgctacaatatcgcttcctgagtatattgtctTCGTTGGactttctcaatagtgataataatttacgtattttaaaagtggtgaatgatttttgaAAAGGTTACATTTGATTTGATCTTGGTATATAAATCTATATCTTCCGAGTGGGAATATTAGGAATTaagttcccaattgagttattcaatgaattaagaataattaaaataccatatttgtgcaagggattcccgacgctttactatttgtcaaacttgagtactttttccgttagtcactttgtttcactttaatttacatttaaaattaatctttgtttttccattaataatttaatctctttctttagtttctttagtttctttgttctttctgaaattcttttaatttatctctctgtggaatcgacacccTAAAACTGTGCTACAACTACTGCATTATTTTTTGGgcgtaatcaaattttggcgccgttgccaaGGAGACAGTAGAAGAATTGCTAGATAGGTTTTTATTTCAGCAGTTTGTAAAGGCGTTAACTTCGTTCCCTCTTTTAGCTtgttgcattattattattattattattattttttctttcctttcatagtatttttagtttttactaTTTTGTTATCTTGCATGCACAGATATAGAGACACCTTGAgtagatttgcttgtaggcCTGTGGAAGAGTCAGAATCAAGatttttaaatcctttatttgacaatccatctagTTCCAAAGAAATGAGTGAACAAGAGGATCAACCCGCTAGAACTCTTCATgattacctccaccctacacgcacagccacaccatcatgcatcatgtttccagCTAATACTCGCCAACTGGATTTTAAAACAGGGATGATACAGTTACTCCCTACTTTTCATtgcttggaaaatgaaaatccatatgtGCATATTAT contains:
- the LOC109003443 gene encoding elongation factor P isoform X2; translation: MLPLQLSKKTKIILSRALFLATSTSSVSCRTLATLPSSPLSSASCHADNNRRTYTWLSPPSTTNILLRTPWSASQHRGIKISGSDVKVGNVIEKKGRMYQVLKTDHSHEGRGKATIKVELRDIESGNKVSQRLATYESVERVYVQQKTYMYMCTDRSGIVVLMDVETFDQLEVSQELFGKDAKYLKVPKHVTCTVKEAQPPLMGITATPRGKKVVLDNGLIVEVPVFVMAGDAVVIDTETDSYLERAKA
- the LOC109003443 gene encoding elongation factor P isoform X1; translated protein: MLPLQLSKKTKIILSRALFLATSTSSVSCRTLATLPSSPLSSASCHADNNRRTYTWLSPPSTTNILLRTPWSASQHRGIKISGSDVKVGNVIEKKGRMYQVLKTDHSHEGRGKATIKVELRDIESGNKVSQRLATYESVERVYVQQKTYMYMCTDRSGIVVLMDVETFDQLEVSQELFGKDAKYLKGDMRVTVRLYDGIPFSATVPKHVTCTVKEAQPPLMGITATPRGKKVVLDNGLIVEVPVFVMAGDAVVIDTETDSYLERAKA